The Deinococcus metalli region TCGTGCCGGTGTGCTACTGCTTCGGTCACACCCGCGCCGAGGTTCGGCATGCTGCCGAGACGGGCTCCGGGGAGACGCTGCTGGAGACCATCACCGGACACATCCAGGCTGGACGTTGCGGCTGCGAGGTGAACAACCCTCAGGGCTCCTGCTGCCTGGGCAACGTGCGGGCGGTCTTGAGGTCAGCATCACACCTGGCCTCTCCTGCACCCTGAATCCAGCCTGGGTGCAGGGCAGCACCCAGGCTGCGGGCTGACTCCCATTGAGCTGCCACCGGTCATCACTGACACTGGACGTCCAAGGACGTCCAACGTTCGCTTCAGCAGCGGGCAGATTCACCTCCCAGCCGGAGCGGTGCATCCAGACGGATCTCTGCGCGCATACGTGAGATATGCCTGTCCTCCCCGCCGCCTTCCCTGGGTGTCATGCCCCGGAATGGCGGCCGGTGCGGCAGACTGCAGTCATGCCCGTCACCCTGCCGCCCGGCCTGGAGTACCAGCGGCTGATCGTGCAGCTCCAGCATGGACAGGAGGGTGCCCTGAAGGCCCTGTACGACGCGCTCGCTGGCGTGACCTACCGCGTGTGCCTGCGGATGCTGGTTTCCCCGGAGGACGCTGAGGAAGTCCTCCAGGACACCTTCCTGCGCCTGGAGGCCCAGGCCGGACGCTACGATCCGGCGCGCGGCACGGTGCAGACCTTCGTGTTGACCATCGCCCATCACCTGTGCCTGGAGCGGCTGCGTGCCCGCCGCGCCCGGCCACAGGCCCAGGACGGCGCGTTCGACGATCCGGCGTTCGACCTGCCAGCACCTTCCCCACCGCGCGATCCCCTGGATCAGGCCCTGCTTGGCACCGCCCTGAGCTCGCTCCCGGATACCGACCGGCTGCTGCTGGAGGACATGTTCTTCGGCGGGTACACCCACGCTGAACTCACGGCCCGCACGGGGTTGCCCCTGGGCACGGTGAAAAGCCGCCTGCGCCGCGCGCTGCTGAATCTCCGCGGAAGGATGACCCCATGATCCACCCGACGGAACTGCTGCCCGGGTACGTCCTGGGTGACCTGGACGCGCCGGAGTTGGAGAGTGTCGAAGCGCACCTGACCGGCTGTGCCCCCTGCCGCACCGAGGTGGCCCGGCTGCGGGACGCCGTGTTCTCGCTCGCCGACGACCTGCCCGAGGCGGCCGTGCCCACCGGCACCTGGGAACGCCTGCAGGCCCGCCGTACCGCCGGGGCGATCCAACATCCGACTCAGCCGACGCCCACAGTGGTGCCCCGCCTCCACCGCCCGCGCTGGCCGTGGTTGGCGGCGGCCGCCGTCCTGGTGCTGGCCCTGAACCCCCTCACGATCCGCCTGATGACGCCACCGTCGCCGCAGACCACCGCTGAGCGGTGGGAGGCCCAGGGCGCGTCCCGGCTGACCCTCGCGTCGCCGGACGGTCGGGCGTTCGGTACGCTGCTGGTGCGGTCGGACGGACAGGCCCTGGTGATTCTCACCCGGCCGGCGCCGGCCGGGCAGGTCTACCAG contains the following coding sequences:
- a CDS encoding RNA polymerase sigma factor, translated to MPVTLPPGLEYQRLIVQLQHGQEGALKALYDALAGVTYRVCLRMLVSPEDAEEVLQDTFLRLEAQAGRYDPARGTVQTFVLTIAHHLCLERLRARRARPQAQDGAFDDPAFDLPAPSPPRDPLDQALLGTALSSLPDTDRLLLEDMFFGGYTHAELTARTGLPLGTVKSRLRRALLNLRGRMTP
- a CDS encoding anti-sigma factor; translation: MIHPTELLPGYVLGDLDAPELESVEAHLTGCAPCRTEVARLRDAVFSLADDLPEAAVPTGTWERLQARRTAGAIQHPTQPTPTVVPRLHRPRWPWLAAAAVLVLALNPLTIRLMTPPSPQTTAERWEAQGASRLTLASPDGRAFGTLLVRSDGQALVILTRPAPAGQVYQAWGRTGSGTGARVPVSLGLTGGTVLQVGWRGYASVGISVEPAGGSPAPTRPLGRVALPGV